From Acinetobacter sp. ASP199, the proteins below share one genomic window:
- a CDS encoding cytosine permease: MNANKVDIDHGKKGSSSLAQAAEDHALVSVPMSERQSGFNLAMSPVGVATALVIFAIGGFTVLLAGFWIGLLSGVIATVIGFTLSYYLGKMTFQTGMSSTVTSRFFGFGVKGSSLGAAIFAFMILGFLALESALLYEGTLLMFNLQDTWPTRISLYALLTLAWILLAIFGLKIALKASKFMIVITLIVAFYMIYQLYGVKGMDPMAVFNSTGVIQGGFWEKLTAALVLMGATAGTISLVTTDFARYCRNHQDVKVLAIAGPLTQNILMIVLGGLVILGGIPEVAEYLLQRNSGMTPQQAAEAAGGYSMSNTGAFFVVLAGWLGFITIYAAQAKAQAVNAYSGSLALVNLWDALTGRKPGRAFMVVVGNIIALLMIGGGILGQFVAWLSYLGCMTMALCGIMLSDYYFVRKGQFSLGDAKVENCNWAGMITLVVASAIGIYLISSQIFALGFFVSLALTFLMYPMLRKLLPEGTGTIYANKNVALDAAD; encoded by the coding sequence ATGAATGCAAATAAAGTTGATATAGATCATGGAAAGAAGGGAAGTTCTTCATTGGCGCAGGCAGCGGAAGATCATGCTTTAGTCAGCGTTCCAATGTCCGAGAGACAAAGTGGTTTTAATTTGGCAATGAGCCCAGTTGGTGTTGCAACTGCACTAGTCATCTTTGCGATTGGTGGTTTTACTGTACTGTTGGCTGGGTTTTGGATCGGGTTATTGTCTGGGGTGATTGCAACCGTTATCGGTTTTACGTTGAGTTATTACTTAGGGAAAATGACATTTCAAACCGGTATGTCGAGTACAGTAACATCGCGATTTTTTGGTTTTGGTGTTAAAGGATCATCATTAGGCGCAGCTATTTTTGCTTTTATGATCCTTGGATTTTTAGCTTTAGAAAGTGCTTTGCTTTATGAAGGCACATTACTGATGTTTAATTTACAAGATACATGGCCCACTAGAATCAGTTTATATGCTCTTTTGACCTTGGCTTGGATTTTATTAGCAATTTTTGGTTTAAAAATTGCACTGAAAGCATCCAAATTCATGATCGTGATTACCTTAATTGTCGCATTTTATATGATTTATCAATTATATGGCGTAAAAGGCATGGATCCGATGGCTGTCTTTAACTCTACAGGAGTAATTCAGGGCGGTTTTTGGGAGAAGTTAACGGCGGCTTTGGTTTTAATGGGAGCTACGGCAGGTACGATTTCTTTAGTCACAACCGATTTTGCTCGTTATTGTCGTAATCATCAAGATGTTAAAGTATTGGCTATTGCTGGACCATTGACTCAAAACATTTTGATGATTGTTTTAGGTGGTTTGGTAATTTTAGGGGGTATTCCTGAAGTTGCAGAATATCTATTACAAAGAAATAGCGGTATGACGCCACAACAGGCAGCAGAAGCAGCAGGTGGTTATTCAATGAGTAATACAGGTGCTTTCTTTGTGGTTTTAGCTGGATGGTTAGGTTTCATCACCATTTATGCGGCGCAAGCAAAAGCTCAAGCGGTGAATGCTTATTCAGGGTCATTGGCATTGGTAAATTTATGGGATGCACTCACAGGGAGAAAACCAGGCCGTGCGTTCATGGTTGTCGTTGGGAATATTATTGCACTGTTAATGATTGGCGGGGGAATCCTCGGTCAGTTTGTTGCATGGTTGTCTTATTTAGGATGTATGACTATGGCGCTGTGCGGCATTATGCTGTCTGACTATTACTTTGTTCGAAAAGGTCAGTTCTCTTTAGGAGATGCAAAAGTCGAGAATTGTAATTGGGCGGGTATGATCACGTTAGTTGTAGCTTCCGCTATAGGTATTTATTTAATCTCATCTCAAATTTTTGCTTTGGGCTTCTTTGTATCTTTAGCACTGACTTTCCTTATGTATCCTATGTTGAGAAAATTGTTACCAGAGGGTACTGGGACTATCTATGCAAATAAAAATGTTGCTTTAGATGCTGCTGATTAA
- a CDS encoding IS4-like element ISAba1 family transposase (programmed frameshift), whose translation MTHLNELYLILNKSLKWNKSHLKCFALIMLVIILKQTCNLSSASKALPIKCLPQSFYRRMQRFFAGQYFDYRQISQLIFNMFSFDQVQLTLDRTNWKWGKRNINILMLAIVYRGIAIPILWTLLNKRGNSDTKERIALIQRFIAIFGKDRIVNVFADREFIGEQWFTWLIEQDINFCIRVKKNFIVTNHLGKNHKISDLFRHLKVGQIECRKRRILVGRVKLYISALQLENGELLLVVSPQFNANAIQDYALRWEIETLFSCLKGRGFNLENTRLTDPRRVKKLIAVLAISFCWCYLTGEWQHNQKKAIKIKKHGRLSMSLFRYGLDYVQMAIQRLIGFGKKEEFKEILAILRKQNPDRIRVL comes from the exons ATGACACATCTCAATGAGTTATATCTTATCTTAAACAAATCTCTAAAATGGAACAAGTCACATTTAAAGTGCTTTGCGCTCATCATGCTTGTGATTATTTTAAAGCAAACATGTAATCTTTCTTCTGCATCTAAAGCCTTGCCCATCAAGTGTTTACCACAATCATTTTATCGACGTATGCAGCGCTTCTTTGCAGGTCAGTATTTTGATTATCGTCAAATTTCTCAGTTGATTTTCAATATGTTTTCATTCGACCAAGTGCAACTGACTTTAGATAGAACCAATTGGAAATGGGGAAAACGAAATATTAATATCCTGATGCTCGCAATCGTTTATCGTGGAATAGCGATACCTATCCTTTGGACATTGCTTAATAAACGTGGAAATTCAGATACGAAAGAGCGTATTGCTTTGATTCAACGCTTTATAGCCATTTTTGGTAAAGACCGTATTGTGAATGTGTTCGCAGACAGAGAGTTTATCGGTGAGCAGTGGTTTACATGGTTAATTGAACAAGACATCAACTTCTGCATTCGTGTTA AAAAAAACTTCATTGTCACCAATCATTTAGGAAAGAATCATAAAATTAGTGATTTATTTCGCCATCTTAAAGTTGGTCAAATTGAATGTCGTAAACGACGGATTTTGGTTGGTCGGGTGAAACTATATATAAGTGCACTACAGTTAGAAAATGGAGAGCTTTTACTCGTCGTTTCTCCTCAGTTTAATGCCAATGCTATTCAGGATTATGCATTACGCTGGGAAATTGAAACCTTATTCAGTTGTCTCAAAGGACGCGGGTTTAATCTTGAAAATACGCGCTTGACAGACCCTAGACGAGTGAAAAAATTGATTGCGGTGTTAGCTATAAGCTTCTGTTGGTGTTACTTAACGGGTGAATGGCAACATAATCAAAAAAAAGCGATAAAAATAAAGAAGCATGGACGACTCTCAATGAGTTTATTTCGCTATGGTTTAGACTATGTTCAAATGGCGATTCAGCGTTTAATTGGTTTTGGGAAAAAAGAAGAGTTTAAGGAAATTTTGGCAATTTTAAGAAAGCAGAATCCTGATAGGATAAGGGTTCTGTGA
- the sul2 gene encoding sulfonamide-resistant dihydropteroate synthase Sul2 — translation MNKSLIIFGIVNITSDSFSDGGRYLAPDAAIAQARKLMAEGADVIDLGPASSNPDAAPVSSDTEIARIAPVLDALKADGIPVSLDSYQPATQAYALSRGVAYLNDIRGFPDAAFYPQLAKSSAKLVVMHSVQDGQADRREAPAGDIMDHIAAFFDARIAALTGAGIKRNRLVLDPGMGFFLGAAPETSLSVLARFDELRLRFDLPVLLSVSRKSFLRALTGRGPGDVGAATLAAELAAAAGGADFIRTHEPRPLRDGLAVLAALKETARIR, via the coding sequence ATGAATAAATCGCTCATCATTTTCGGCATCGTCAACATAACCTCGGACAGTTTCTCCGATGGAGGCCGGTATCTGGCGCCAGACGCAGCCATTGCGCAGGCGCGTAAGCTGATGGCCGAGGGGGCAGATGTGATCGACCTCGGTCCGGCATCCAGCAATCCCGACGCCGCGCCTGTTTCGTCCGACACAGAAATCGCGCGTATCGCGCCGGTGCTGGACGCGCTCAAGGCAGATGGCATTCCCGTCTCGCTCGACAGTTATCAACCCGCGACGCAAGCCTATGCCTTGTCGCGTGGTGTGGCCTATCTCAATGATATTCGCGGTTTTCCAGACGCTGCGTTCTATCCGCAATTGGCGAAATCATCTGCCAAACTCGTCGTTATGCATTCGGTGCAAGACGGGCAGGCAGATCGGCGCGAGGCACCCGCTGGCGACATCATGGATCACATTGCGGCGTTCTTTGACGCGCGCATCGCGGCGCTGACGGGTGCCGGTATCAAACGCAACCGCCTTGTCCTTGATCCCGGCATGGGGTTTTTTCTGGGGGCTGCTCCCGAAACCTCGCTCTCGGTGCTGGCGCGGTTCGATGAATTGCGGCTGCGCTTCGATTTGCCGGTGCTTCTGTCTGTTTCGCGCAAATCCTTTCTGCGCGCGCTCACAGGCCGTGGTCCGGGGGATGTCGGGGCCGCGACACTCGCTGCAGAGCTTGCCGCCGCCGCAGGTGGAGCTGACTTCATCCGCACACACGAGCCGCGCCCCTTGCGCGACGGGCTGGCGGTATTGGCGGCGCTGAAAGAAACCGCAAGAATTCGTTAA
- a CDS encoding phosphoglucosamine mutase — protein MVRKYFGTDGIRGKANEGAMTAETALRVGMAAGRVFRRGDHRHRVVIGKDTRLSGYMLEPALTAGFTSMGMDVFLFGPLPTTYRKNKRPFHPSPTALDRS, from the coding sequence ATGGTGCGCAAATATTTCGGCACAGACGGTATTCGTGGCAAAGCCAACGAAGGCGCGATGACGGCGGAAACCGCCTTGCGCGTCGGCATGGCGGCTGGCCGTGTCTTTCGTCGCGGTGACCACCGCCATCGTGTCGTGATCGGCAAGGATACGCGCCTGTCGGGCTATATGCTTGAACCCGCGCTCACAGCCGGTTTCACCTCGATGGGCATGGACGTATTCCTTTTTGGCCCGCTGCCGACAACGTATAGGAAGAATAAACGCCCTTTTCACCCAAGTCCAACAGCTTTGGACCGCAGTTGA
- a CDS encoding recombinase family protein, giving the protein MRRTKPVAAPMVARVYLRVSTDAQDLERQEAITTAAKAAGYYVAGIYREKASGARADRPELLRMIGDLQPGEVVIAEKIDRISRLPLPEAERLVASIQAKGARLAVPGVVDLSDLAAEAQGVAKIVLEAVQIMLFRLALQMARDDYEDRRERQRQGIELARQAGRYKGRRADPKRRAQVVALRKSGYSINKTAELAGYSAAQVKRIWAEVSQAEAKQHGAFVEDALTEADALAAVGQDERQEERA; this is encoded by the coding sequence ATGCGCAGGACGAAGCCAGTAGCCGCGCCGATGGTGGCGCGGGTCTATCTGCGCGTCAGCACCGACGCGCAGGACTTGGAACGCCAAGAGGCGATCACTACGGCCGCGAAGGCCGCCGGCTACTACGTCGCCGGCATCTACCGTGAGAAGGCATCCGGCGCACGCGCCGACCGGCCTGAGCTGCTGCGCATGATCGGCGACCTACAGCCCGGCGAGGTGGTCATTGCCGAGAAGATCGACCGCATCAGCCGCCTACCTTTGCCCGAGGCCGAGCGCCTGGTGGCCTCGATACAGGCCAAAGGCGCACGCCTGGCCGTCCCTGGCGTGGTCGATCTATCCGACCTGGCGGCCGAGGCCCAGGGCGTCGCCAAGATCGTGCTGGAAGCCGTGCAGATCATGCTTTTTCGCCTGGCCTTGCAGATGGCCCGCGACGACTACGAGGACAGGCGCGAACGCCAGCGCCAAGGCATTGAGTTGGCCCGCCAGGCCGGGCGGTACAAGGGCCGCCGTGCTGATCCGAAGCGCCGCGCCCAAGTTGTCGCGCTGCGCAAGTCCGGCTACAGCATCAACAAGACCGCCGAGCTGGCCGGGTACAGTGCGGCCCAGGTGAAACGGATATGGGCCGAGGTCAGCCAGGCCGAAGCGAAGCAGCACGGCGCGTTCGTGGAGGACGCATTGACGGAAGCCGATGCCCTGGCCGCTGTCGGCCAGGATGAGCGCCAGGAGGAAAGGGCATGA
- the tet(X) gene encoding tetracycline-inactivating monooxygenase Tet(X) — protein sequence MNLLSDKNVAIIGGGPVGLTMAKLLQQNGIDVSVYERDNDREARIFGGTLDLHKGSGQEAMKKAGLLQTYYDLALPMGVNIADEKGNILSTKNVKPENRFDNPEINRNDLRAILLNSLENDTVIWDRKLVMLEPGKKKWTLTFENKPSETADLVILANGGMSKIRSFVTDTQVEETGTFNIQADILQPEINCPGFFQLCNGNRLMAGHQGILLFANPNNNGALYLGISFKTPDEWKNKIPLDFQDRNSVADFLLKRFSKWSEVYKQLIRSVSTFQCLPTRKFPLNNDWKSNRPLPITMIGDAAHLMSPFAGQGVNTGLLDALILSENLTNGEFTSIENAIENYEQQMFVYAKDTQDESTENETEMFSPNFSFQKLLNL from the coding sequence ATGAATTTACTTAGTGATAAGAACGTTGCAATAATTGGTGGTGGACCCGTTGGACTGACTATGGCAAAATTATTACAGCAAAACGGCATAGACGTTTCAGTTTACGAAAGAGACAACGACCGAGAGGCAAGAATTTTTGGTGGAACCCTTGACCTACACAAAGGTTCAGGTCAGGAAGCAATGAAAAAAGCGGGATTGTTACAAACTTATTATGACTTAGCCTTACCAATGGGTGTAAATATTGCTGATGAAAAAGGCAATATTTTATCCACAAAAAATGTAAAGCCCGAAAATCGATTTGACAATCCTGAAATAAACAGAAATGACTTAAGGGCTATCTTGTTGAATAGTTTAGAAAACGACACGGTTATTTGGGATAGAAAACTTGTTATGCTTGAACCTGGTAAGAAGAAGTGGACACTAACTTTTGAGAATAAACCGAGTGAAACAGCAGATTTGGTTATTCTTGCCAATGGTGGAATGTCGAAAATAAGGAGCTTTGTTACCGACACGCAAGTTGAAGAAACCGGTACTTTCAACATCCAAGCTGATATTCTTCAACCGGAAATAAACTGTCCCGGATTTTTTCAGCTATGCAACGGCAACCGATTAATGGCGGGACATCAGGGCATTTTATTGTTTGCCAATCCCAATAATAATGGTGCATTGTATTTAGGAATTAGTTTTAAAACGCCCGATGAATGGAAAAATAAAATTCCCTTAGATTTTCAGGACAGAAACAGCGTTGCCGATTTTTTATTGAAAAGATTTTCCAAATGGAGTGAAGTTTACAAACAATTAATACGTTCGGTATCAACATTTCAATGCTTGCCCACAAGGAAATTTCCTTTGAACAATGATTGGAAAAGTAACCGTCCATTACCCATAACAATGATTGGCGATGCTGCTCATTTGATGTCGCCTTTTGCAGGACAGGGTGTAAATACGGGATTATTGGATGCTTTGATATTGTCTGAAAACCTTACAAACGGAGAATTTACAAGTATTGAAAATGCCATCGAAAACTACGAACAACAAATGTTTGTTTATGCAAAAGATACGCAGGACGAATCGACAGAAAACGAAACCGAAATGTTTAGTCCCAATTTTTCGTTTCAAAAATTATTGAATCTATAA
- a CDS encoding integrase arm-type DNA-binding domain-containing protein has product MPKLVISLTDSKIKSAISMQKKSFEKNIKLSDGGGLYLLLDKKGGAYWRFDYIRPITKKRATIAIGVYPSCTLASARAKRSEFREQLAQNIDPTIQKKRENETTQYKKNTFKVIADEYRKTEELEPSTQRRNQFVWDKLYAALGDQVITEITPTQVLEVCRIYERQGKTDSAKRMRSKASQVFRYAISLSLCQFNVADQISGVLKVGKTKHRAAITDEQQLGQLLNNINKNVGRGDIVIDYAVKILPHVFVRPGELRAAKWADIDFENKTWSYTPSKTKNQTALQHIVPLSDQVLKMFQELYYITGHAEYCFVSMRDKTKTISESTINKRLKQYGFENGETTGHGFRATARTLLDEVLKFPIERIEQQLAHQVRDMHGRAYNRTKYLEERKGMMQAWSDYLDQLVCKSKD; this is encoded by the coding sequence ATGCCTAAACTCGTTATTAGTCTTACAGACTCAAAAATTAAATCTGCAATATCAATGCAAAAGAAATCATTTGAAAAAAATATTAAGCTTTCAGATGGTGGTGGCCTTTATCTGTTATTAGATAAAAAAGGCGGGGCATACTGGCGTTTTGATTATATTCGCCCAATTACAAAGAAAAGAGCCACTATAGCTATTGGTGTATATCCAAGCTGTACATTGGCATCAGCACGTGCAAAAAGAAGTGAGTTCAGAGAGCAGCTTGCTCAGAATATTGATCCTACCATTCAGAAAAAGCGTGAAAATGAAACAACCCAATATAAAAAAAATACTTTCAAGGTGATTGCAGATGAATACCGTAAAACTGAAGAGTTAGAGCCGAGTACTCAGCGAAGAAATCAATTTGTTTGGGATAAATTATATGCTGCTCTTGGTGATCAAGTTATTACTGAAATAACGCCTACACAAGTTTTGGAAGTATGTCGTATTTACGAGCGTCAAGGCAAAACAGATTCTGCAAAGCGAATGAGAAGTAAAGCATCTCAAGTCTTTCGTTATGCAATCTCTTTAAGTTTGTGTCAATTTAATGTCGCTGATCAAATTAGTGGTGTTTTGAAAGTAGGCAAAACTAAGCATAGAGCTGCTATCACTGACGAACAGCAGTTAGGGCAGCTACTCAACAATATAAATAAAAATGTAGGGCGTGGTGATATCGTCATTGATTACGCTGTGAAAATCTTACCTCATGTATTTGTGCGTCCTGGAGAATTGCGAGCAGCAAAATGGGCTGATATCGATTTTGAAAATAAAACATGGAGTTATACACCATCCAAAACAAAGAATCAGACCGCTTTACAACATATAGTTCCTTTGTCTGATCAAGTGTTAAAGATGTTTCAAGAGCTATATTACATTACCGGACATGCAGAATATTGTTTTGTATCTATGCGCGATAAAACTAAAACTATCAGTGAATCGACAATTAATAAGCGTTTGAAACAATATGGCTTTGAAAATGGAGAGACGACTGGGCACGGATTCCGAGCAACTGCCAGAACCTTATTGGATGAAGTTTTAAAATTTCCTATTGAGCGTATAGAGCAGCAGCTTGCTCATCAGGTTAGGGATATGCACGGAAGGGCATACAACCGTACAAAGTATTTGGAAGAGCGCAAAGGCATGATGCAAGCATGGTCTGATTATTTAGATCAATTGGTCTGTAAATCTAAAGACTGA
- a CDS encoding ABC transporter ATP-binding protein has protein sequence MTDALTLRDLSKTYRNGFQALKGINLDVPEGEFYALLGPNGAGKSTTIGIISSLTRKTSGTVEIFGHNLDTHPSEAKQCLGVVPQEFNFSQFEKTFDILVTQAGYYGIPKKIAQERAEEYLNKLGLWEKRATQARMLSGGMKRRLMIARAMMHEPKLLILDEPTAGVDIELRRSMWDFLNEMNNKGTSIILTTHYLEEAEMLCRRIAIIDRGVIKEDTTMKNFLNQLNEESFIFDLAEPIEPFHLDIIGVKFNLVDPMTLEVTLDKAHSMNELFQLLESQNIQVRSMRNKSNRLEELFVKMVEKNLNGAAQ, from the coding sequence ATGACTGATGCATTGACCTTAAGGGATTTGTCAAAGACCTATCGCAATGGCTTTCAAGCATTAAAAGGTATTAATCTGGATGTACCAGAGGGTGAGTTTTATGCCCTGCTCGGCCCGAATGGTGCAGGTAAATCTACAACCATCGGCATCATTAGTTCCTTAACAAGAAAAACCTCAGGGACTGTTGAGATTTTTGGTCACAACCTAGATACCCATCCTTCTGAAGCGAAACAGTGTTTAGGCGTAGTACCCCAAGAATTCAACTTCTCCCAGTTTGAGAAAACGTTTGACATCCTTGTCACGCAGGCAGGCTATTACGGTATTCCAAAGAAAATCGCGCAAGAACGTGCCGAAGAATATTTAAACAAACTGGGTTTGTGGGAAAAACGCGCTACACAAGCACGTATGCTTTCAGGCGGGATGAAACGTCGTCTGATGATCGCCCGTGCCATGATGCATGAACCAAAACTGTTAATTCTGGATGAACCAACTGCGGGTGTCGATATTGAACTGCGTCGCTCAATGTGGGACTTCCTGAATGAGATGAACAATAAAGGCACATCAATCATTTTGACCACACACTACTTAGAAGAAGCAGAGATGCTGTGTCGCCGGATCGCAATCATTGACCGTGGTGTCATTAAAGAAGACACCACCATGAAGAACTTCCTCAATCAGCTGAATGAAGAATCCTTTATCTTCGATCTGGCTGAGCCAATTGAACCTTTCCATCTCGACATTATAGGGGTGAAGTTTAATCTGGTTGATCCAATGACATTGGAAGTTACCTTAGATAAAGCACATAGCATGAATGAGCTATTCCAATTACTCGAATCACAAAATATCCAAGTACGTAGTATGCGTAACAAATCCAATCGTCTTGAAGAATTGTTTGTGAAAATGGTTGAGAAAAACCTCAATGGAGCTGCGCAATGA
- a CDS encoding ABC transporter permease, translated as MNLNQLSVALYTIIYKEIRRFMRIWPQTLLPPAITMTLYFVIFGNLVGSRIGEMGGFSYMQFIVPGLIMMAVITNSYANVSSSFFSSKFQKSIEELIMSPVPLHAILWGYVLGGVARGILVAIIVTSMSLFFTDLYITNWFVTIYTVLVTSLLFSLGGFINAVYAKSFDDISIIPTFVLTPLTYLGGVFYAISVLSPFWQNLSLINPIVYMVNAFRFGILGHSDVNVSISLVVITFWCAVLYGIAYYLLSRGSGMRE; from the coding sequence ATGAATTTAAATCAACTTAGCGTTGCCCTCTATACCATCATTTATAAAGAAATCCGCCGCTTTATGCGGATCTGGCCACAAACCTTGCTTCCGCCTGCCATTACCATGACTTTATATTTCGTCATTTTTGGTAATCTGGTGGGTTCGCGGATTGGAGAAATGGGCGGCTTTAGCTATATGCAGTTCATTGTACCTGGTTTGATTATGATGGCCGTAATTACCAACAGCTATGCCAACGTATCTTCCAGTTTCTTTAGCTCCAAGTTTCAGAAGAGCATTGAAGAACTGATTATGAGTCCGGTTCCACTCCATGCAATCCTCTGGGGCTATGTTCTAGGCGGCGTGGCTCGTGGTATTTTGGTGGCAATTATTGTAACCAGCATGAGTCTGTTCTTTACAGACTTATATATTACTAACTGGTTCGTCACTATATATACCGTACTGGTTACTTCACTACTGTTTTCATTGGGTGGCTTTATTAATGCAGTTTATGCCAAATCCTTTGATGATATCTCGATTATCCCCACTTTTGTGCTGACTCCCCTGACTTATTTAGGTGGTGTATTCTATGCCATCAGTGTTTTAAGCCCTTTTTGGCAAAATCTCTCTTTAATTAACCCGATCGTTTATATGGTAAATGCATTCCGTTTCGGCATTTTAGGTCATAGCGATGTCAATGTTTCCATTTCATTGGTTGTGATTACCTTCTGGTGTGCTGTGTTATACGGTATTGCTTACTATTTATTGTCTCGTGGTTCAGGAATGCGTGAATAA
- the queF gene encoding NADPH-dependent 7-cyano-7-deazaguanine reductase QueF (Catalyzes the NADPH-dependent reduction of 7-cyano-7-deazaguanine (preQ0) to 7-aminomethyl-7-deazaguanine (preQ1) in queuosine biosynthesis), producing MSVEHSLLGKDTNYPTEYQPEILYPISRAPAREKYAHVQAIQQGKDWWHIFEISWLNAAGVPQVAIGRMTLPASSPNLIESKSLKLYFNSLNFAKFESKAAFIATVEQDLSKAAEADVKLDLFHVDELEIAKLEGVCLDELTPERLENHPDATLLALDDQSDENVEVQLYSHLLRSNCPVTGQPDWGTVFIRYQGQKPCYKSILAYIISYRQHNGFHEQCVEQMFADIWQNLKPEKLMVYATYTRRGGLDINPCRVSDSTWMPRPIRLARQ from the coding sequence ATGAGTGTAGAACATTCTCTTCTTGGTAAAGACACCAACTATCCAACAGAATATCAACCGGAGATTCTGTACCCGATTTCACGTGCGCCTGCGCGTGAAAAATATGCCCATGTGCAAGCCATTCAACAGGGCAAAGACTGGTGGCATATTTTTGAAATATCCTGGTTAAATGCTGCCGGTGTACCGCAAGTTGCCATTGGCCGAATGACTTTACCCGCGTCTTCTCCTAATTTGATCGAATCCAAATCGCTTAAGTTGTATTTCAATAGCCTGAATTTTGCCAAGTTTGAGTCTAAAGCAGCTTTTATTGCGACAGTTGAACAGGATCTTTCCAAAGCCGCTGAAGCGGACGTGAAACTGGACCTGTTCCATGTAGATGAGCTGGAAATTGCCAAGCTTGAAGGAGTCTGCCTGGATGAACTAACTCCAGAGCGTCTGGAAAATCATCCTGATGCGACGTTATTGGCTCTGGATGATCAAAGCGATGAAAATGTCGAAGTTCAGCTGTATTCACATTTATTAAGAAGTAACTGCCCAGTCACTGGACAACCGGACTGGGGTACAGTATTTATACGCTATCAAGGTCAAAAACCTTGTTATAAGAGTATTTTGGCTTATATTATTTCTTATCGTCAGCACAACGGTTTCCACGAACAATGTGTGGAACAGATGTTTGCCGATATCTGGCAAAATCTAAAACCAGAAAAGCTGATGGTATATGCGACCTATACACGCCGTGGTGGATTGGATATCAACCCTTGTCGTGTATCGGACTCTACATGGATGCCTCGCCCTATTCGTTTAGCGCGACAATAA
- the mltB gene encoding lytic murein transglycosylase B — translation MLKPHFYKKLKQLSLVLAAFSFSSFSQANDFQTHPSYSAFKIKTMQQYGLSNEQIDWAMNGTRNLPNVLSIMSRPGESKPWYSYKTNFLAESTIQRGVRFKQQYADTLNRAEQQFGVPQAIILGILGVETGFGSNKGSFITRDALATLGFNGDRRNEYFQDELSALIAWSYKDGVPTNSVVGSYAGAIGYPQFMPSNIPKFGVDYDGNGHIDLRNSAVDAIGSIANYLAQHGWQRNQPIAFPARYTGSNPEMVIAKDLTQPTPYGVLKNQGISPMNPIVKIDDLDLVNVIQLQENYGSIYYITYPNFQVITTYNRSRMYATALWLLGTEIVSR, via the coding sequence ATGTTAAAACCACATTTTTATAAAAAACTTAAACAACTTTCTCTGGTACTCGCTGCATTTAGTTTTAGTAGTTTTAGCCAAGCCAATGATTTCCAAACGCATCCGTCTTATTCCGCTTTTAAAATCAAAACCATGCAACAGTATGGTTTAAGTAATGAGCAGATTGACTGGGCCATGAATGGCACACGCAATTTACCCAATGTGCTGAGCATCATGAGCCGTCCAGGTGAAAGTAAACCGTGGTATAGCTATAAAACCAATTTTCTGGCTGAGAGTACGATTCAGCGTGGTGTACGCTTTAAACAGCAGTATGCCGATACCCTGAATCGCGCTGAACAACAGTTTGGTGTACCACAGGCGATTATTCTTGGGATTCTTGGAGTAGAAACCGGTTTTGGTAGCAATAAAGGCTCTTTTATTACCCGTGATGCTTTAGCCACTCTTGGATTTAATGGTGACCGCCGCAATGAATACTTTCAGGATGAGCTTTCTGCTCTGATTGCCTGGTCGTATAAAGATGGAGTGCCAACCAATTCTGTAGTCGGTTCTTATGCCGGTGCGATCGGTTATCCCCAGTTTATGCCAAGCAATATTCCGAAGTTTGGTGTGGACTATGATGGCAATGGTCATATTGACCTTCGTAACTCTGCTGTGGATGCTATTGGTTCGATTGCCAATTATCTGGCTCAACATGGCTGGCAACGCAACCAGCCAATTGCTTTCCCTGCACGTTATACCGGTTCAAATCCAGAGATGGTCATTGCCAAGGACCTGACCCAACCAACACCCTATGGTGTATTGAAAAACCAAGGAATCAGTCCTATGAATCCGATCGTAAAAATCGACGATCTGGATTTGGTCAATGTCATTCAATTGCAAGAAAATTATGGATCGATTTACTACATTACTTATCCAAATTTTCAGGTGATTACCACCTATAATCGCAGCCGAATGTACGCCACTGCCTTGTGGTTATTAGGTACAGAAATCGTGAGCAGATAA